In Aquimarina sp. TRL1, a single window of DNA contains:
- a CDS encoding DNA-binding transcriptional regulator yields the protein MNNLSFKELRTGIGLTQKEVAGIFEISLRSVQNYEYDNRKVPHPIMKSLQEMYISHAKNTHKDENTHTDNKSVVKNSGKNDSGFISEEVEAILNNLPKKQIVAYIEKHKQKFEEEREYNLFVKLLIKDGVIKELLERLRGKK from the coding sequence ATGAATAATTTAAGTTTCAAAGAATTACGTACCGGAATAGGTTTAACCCAAAAAGAGGTAGCGGGTATTTTTGAAATTAGTCTAAGAAGTGTACAAAACTATGAGTATGACAATAGAAAAGTACCTCATCCAATAATGAAATCATTACAGGAGATGTATATTTCGCACGCAAAGAACACGCACAAAGACGAAAATACGCACACGGATAACAAATCCGTTGTTAAAAATTCTGGAAAAAATGATTCTGGTTTTATTTCAGAAGAAGTAGAAGCGATATTAAATAATTTACCTAAAAAACAAATTGTTGCTTACATTGAGAAACATAAACAAAAATTCGAGGAGGAAAGAGAGTATAATTTGTTTGTAAAGCTTTTGATTAAGGACGGTGTGATTAAAGAATTATTAGAACGACTTAGGGGGAAAAAATAA
- a CDS encoding T9SS type A sorting domain-containing protein produces MKKLLLAVFGLSCSFIQGQYVSGAPWMETLQQKERSVNSQQHTPTLEEITAAFQEYWKDKDHTVKGSGYKPYMRWQEYWKYSVLPDGTIPSSDILWNAWEKKEKLSIEKNSSNTFWAPMGPFDHNQSVSWSPGQGRVNVAMPDPNNPNILYVGAPAGGLWKSTDRGANWIPLTDKIPQIGVSGIAIDPNNSDIIYISTGDDDNRDSYSIGVLKSTDGGATWARTGLVFSSGSPSSNDIYIDPSNSNVLWIATNSGVYKTTDAGVSWRKTLNGNIKDIKLKPGDASVIYAASTSAFYKSTDGGNNFTQITAGLPTQSSRLVIDVTPADPNYVYLVSSDYSYVFQGLYRSTDSGTTFTKTRETKNIFENTQSWYDLALSVSDTNPNVVFVGCLNIWKSTNGGDTFNRINYWASPKQVTYTHADIHYLRYFNGELYCGSDGGFYLSNNDGATFTSYTKGLQIGQFYKISVAQNSSSDRLVGGLQDNGGFGLRGTQWNVYHGADGMDCVVDTRNPNVYYGFIQYGRYLYKTEDRGLSNKYVASGPSTGNWVTPLAMDTDGVIYAGYKGFYKLEGNAFTKISTFNFTGNIDHIEIDPHNNSTIYVAHDYNLHKSTDKGINWTKIHTFREPITSIEVNNDNGNTLYVTTGVTYSGGVYKSVNQGVDFENITGNLPHESKFVVKHQKGSDIIYLGTYLGVYLKNGNGEWINYSNNLPNASIRDLEINLQDNVLIAATYGRGVWKVPLSSSNQGENPSAPTNFSAKQINKTNVNLVWDASVDNTEVAGYKLYQDGILITTTNKRSATISQLNPSTSYNFKIKAFDIDGNASEYGNSLTVTTTDGSIEGCSSTISVYPYHEGYENTLGAWVQSSNDHLDWTIQNGRTPTAGTGPSYPQEGTYYLYVKASENGVVNSNKQAILTSPCFNLSSGPDPVFSFSYHMYGDGDMGNLSLEASAEGEANWISLWHLTGNKGDGWYNTTVSLSPFLGRTVKLRFNRAVGASEKADIAIDNIALSLSGNNRVKTSYTCSGIAPWDSQKIYKVGERALFENTVSERTTSGWKNLGSCTSSTNGATSLNIISAKTPPANNELMIKNNPVTNGTLTVSLKNPAENASYQLIDLHGKTVGTGLLKTHITVDRLKPGTYLLKVTTNEHEFLKRFVKQ; encoded by the coding sequence ATGAAAAAACTACTATTGGCCGTTTTCGGCTTAAGTTGTTCATTTATCCAGGGGCAATATGTATCAGGTGCTCCGTGGATGGAAACCTTACAGCAAAAAGAGCGTTCCGTTAATTCTCAACAACACACTCCTACTCTGGAAGAAATAACCGCTGCTTTTCAGGAATATTGGAAAGACAAAGATCACACCGTAAAAGGAAGTGGATACAAACCCTACATGAGGTGGCAGGAATATTGGAAATACTCCGTACTTCCAGATGGGACAATTCCATCGAGTGATATTCTCTGGAATGCCTGGGAAAAGAAGGAAAAATTAAGTATCGAGAAAAACAGCAGTAATACTTTCTGGGCACCAATGGGTCCTTTTGATCATAACCAGAGTGTTTCCTGGTCGCCTGGACAAGGTCGGGTTAATGTCGCAATGCCAGACCCTAACAACCCAAACATCCTATATGTAGGTGCTCCTGCAGGAGGTCTTTGGAAATCTACCGATAGAGGAGCTAACTGGATTCCGCTAACAGATAAAATTCCACAGATAGGAGTATCTGGAATTGCCATTGACCCTAATAACTCTGATATTATTTATATCTCCACAGGAGACGATGACAACCGAGATTCTTATAGTATTGGAGTGTTAAAATCTACCGATGGCGGAGCTACCTGGGCTAGGACAGGTCTGGTATTCTCTTCCGGAAGCCCTTCCAGTAATGATATATATATCGATCCTTCGAATTCTAATGTCCTATGGATAGCCACCAATTCAGGAGTATATAAAACTACAGATGCCGGAGTTTCATGGAGAAAAACATTAAACGGAAATATAAAAGACATTAAATTAAAACCAGGGGATGCATCTGTAATATATGCTGCTTCTACCAGTGCTTTTTATAAATCAACAGATGGAGGAAATAACTTTACACAAATCACCGCTGGTTTACCTACTCAATCCAGTCGTTTAGTAATTGATGTAACGCCTGCTGATCCTAATTATGTATACCTAGTCAGTTCGGATTACAGTTATGTTTTTCAAGGGCTATACCGTTCTACGGATAGCGGAACAACTTTTACAAAAACAAGAGAAACGAAAAACATCTTTGAAAACACCCAATCATGGTACGATTTAGCACTTTCTGTTTCAGATACGAACCCAAATGTTGTTTTCGTCGGATGCCTCAACATCTGGAAGTCTACTAACGGAGGGGATACTTTTAATAGAATTAACTATTGGGCTTCTCCTAAACAAGTAACCTATACTCATGCAGATATCCATTACCTAAGATACTTCAATGGGGAATTATACTGTGGTAGTGATGGAGGTTTTTACCTTTCTAATAATGATGGTGCAACATTCACCAGTTACACAAAAGGGCTACAAATAGGTCAGTTTTACAAAATTTCTGTAGCTCAAAATTCAAGCTCAGACAGGCTTGTGGGAGGATTACAAGATAATGGAGGATTCGGACTAAGAGGTACTCAATGGAATGTATATCACGGAGCCGATGGAATGGATTGTGTAGTCGATACCAGAAATCCCAATGTCTACTATGGATTTATTCAATACGGTCGCTACTTATACAAAACAGAAGACAGAGGTCTTTCTAACAAATATGTAGCAAGTGGTCCCTCTACAGGAAATTGGGTGACTCCATTAGCAATGGATACTGATGGGGTAATTTATGCAGGATACAAAGGCTTCTATAAACTAGAAGGAAATGCATTTACAAAAATATCCACTTTTAATTTTACCGGAAACATTGATCATATAGAAATAGACCCACATAATAACAGTACCATTTATGTAGCTCATGATTACAATCTACACAAAAGTACCGATAAAGGAATCAACTGGACAAAAATACATACTTTTAGAGAGCCTATTACTTCTATAGAAGTAAACAATGACAACGGTAATACGCTATATGTAACTACAGGAGTAACTTATAGCGGAGGGGTATATAAATCTGTAAACCAAGGAGTAGATTTCGAAAACATCACTGGAAACCTCCCTCATGAATCTAAGTTTGTTGTCAAACATCAAAAAGGCTCTGATATTATTTATTTAGGGACTTATCTTGGAGTATACTTAAAGAATGGAAACGGAGAATGGATTAATTACTCAAACAATCTTCCAAATGCTTCGATACGCGATCTGGAAATAAATTTACAAGACAATGTATTAATAGCAGCAACCTATGGGCGTGGTGTATGGAAAGTCCCATTATCTAGCTCTAATCAAGGAGAAAATCCATCTGCCCCTACAAACTTTTCTGCGAAGCAGATCAACAAAACCAATGTTAACCTGGTATGGGATGCTTCTGTCGATAATACAGAGGTTGCCGGGTATAAATTATATCAGGATGGAATTCTAATAACCACTACTAATAAGAGAAGCGCTACTATTTCTCAATTAAACCCATCAACTTCTTATAACTTTAAAATTAAAGCGTTTGATATTGATGGCAATGCATCGGAATATGGAAACTCTTTAACTGTTACAACTACAGACGGATCTATAGAAGGATGTAGCAGTACGATCTCTGTTTACCCATACCATGAAGGATATGAAAACACATTGGGAGCCTGGGTACAATCCTCAAATGATCACTTAGACTGGACAATTCAAAACGGGAGAACTCCTACCGCTGGAACCGGACCTTCTTATCCACAGGAAGGCACCTACTATCTCTATGTAAAAGCTTCTGAAAACGGAGTTGTAAACTCCAATAAACAGGCGATTCTAACATCTCCTTGTTTTAACCTAAGCTCAGGACCTGACCCTGTATTCTCTTTCAGCTATCATATGTATGGAGATGGTGATATGGGGAATTTATCTTTAGAAGCAAGTGCAGAAGGAGAAGCAAACTGGATCAGCTTATGGCATCTAACTGGAAACAAAGGTGACGGCTGGTACAACACCACAGTTAGCTTATCTCCTTTCTTAGGAAGAACTGTAAAACTTCGTTTTAACAGAGCTGTCGGGGCTTCTGAAAAAGCAGATATTGCGATTGATAATATTGCCTTATCCTTATCAGGAAATAACAGAGTAAAAACCAGCTATACCTGTAGTGGTATTGCTCCCTGGGATAGTCAAAAGATTTACAAAGTAGGAGAAAGAGCATTGTTTGAAAATACAGTTTCTGAAAGAACAACATCTGGATGGAAAAACCTGGGATCTTGTACTTCCAGTACAAATGGGGCAACATCTTTAAACATTATTTCTGCAAAAACACCTCCTGCTAATAATGAATTAATGATAAAAAACAACCCTGTAACCAACGGTACCCTTACTGTCTCACTAAAAAATCCTGCTGAAAATGCTTCTTATCAGCTGATAGATCTACATGGAAAAACAGTAGGAACAGGCCTATTAAAGACACACATTACCGTAGACCGATTAAAACCCGGAACGTATTTACTAAAAGTAACTACAAATGAACATGAATTTTTAAAACGCTTTGTGAAACAATAA
- a CDS encoding fibronectin type III domain-containing protein, with product MKKTLIALIGLTCGISQAQFNPDAPWVNQGNKAKSGKTMEFQEVSQAFDSYWKNKDHTKKGSGYKPFMRWREYWKHALLPDGTVPTPQFFWNAWEQRKKMTATTKNASAATWTPMGPFDHNQANSWSPGQGRVNVAIIDPNNPSTFYVGAPGGGIWKSTDRGANWTPLSDKLPQIGVSGIAIDPNNSKVIYISTGDDDTNDNYSIGVLKSTDGGASWNKTGLTFTSSRASSNDIYIDPNNSNTLWVATDTGVYKTTNAGTNWTKTLNGNIKDIKLKPGNSKVIYAVTSSNFYKSTDGGNTFSQKQSGLPSRSGRLVIDITPANPEYVYVLSANTRNSFQGLYKSTNSGESFTKTQETQNIFESTQAWYDLALGVSDKNPDIVFVGCLNVWKSTNGGNRFTKINNWSSPRQATYTHADIHFLRYYNGKLFCGSDGGVYLSENDGSSFNDLTKGLQIGQFYRISVAQNSSANRLVGGLQDNGGYALNGTEWNNYYGADGMDCAVSGNNSNTYYGFIQNGQQLYVTTNRGVTQRQVARGPETGNWITPLVSDKNGVLYAGYSKFYKVSNNSFQKVSNFNFGGKIDHIELDPNNANNMYVARDRNLYKSTDKGVNWSSIHTFQTNISSVEVHNDNSNIIYVTTSGSGNGGVFKSTNQGTNFSNIAGGLPGEAKIVVRHQKGTENIYLGTYLGVYYKSGNNNWVNYSSNLPTISVRDLEVNLKDQVLIAATYGRGVWKVPLAGASGGDTQAPTTPTALVASNISSTSLTLSWNAATDNVGVTGYDVYQGSTIVTSVSGNSATITGLTPNTSYQFRVRAKDAAGNQSALSDAVSATTSGTGGDQCTAAVQTFPYNQGFENSFGSWKQSNNDNIDWSTRTGQTPSNGTGPSSAHQGSYYIYVEASVTGTGHPNKRAILTSPCFDLTNLTQATVSFNYHMYGDNDMGSIALEASKDNGANWVSLWSQTGNKGNNWLSASIDLSAYSGGTVQLRFNRLTGATWKADIAIDNFALKSAGTTGDICDGIEEWRSGQTYQVGDKVTYRGYLFERIATGSGWKRLGACGTTFTRDQKTASLNVEYPPVINKLVIEPNPIKGNILHTLFIPSKDATYSIIDIQGKIIREGDFSTDINVTGIPKGVYILKVLSDKKEHTQRFIK from the coding sequence ATGAAAAAAACATTAATTGCCTTAATTGGCCTGACCTGTGGTATCAGTCAGGCTCAATTTAATCCTGATGCACCATGGGTAAACCAGGGGAACAAAGCCAAATCAGGAAAAACGATGGAATTCCAAGAAGTAAGTCAAGCTTTTGACTCTTATTGGAAAAATAAAGACCACACCAAAAAAGGAAGTGGATACAAGCCTTTTATGAGATGGAGAGAGTACTGGAAGCATGCATTACTTCCTGATGGAACAGTGCCTACTCCTCAGTTCTTCTGGAATGCCTGGGAGCAAAGAAAAAAAATGACGGCAACTACCAAAAATGCTTCAGCAGCTACCTGGACTCCTATGGGACCATTTGATCACAATCAGGCAAATTCCTGGTCTCCAGGACAAGGACGTGTCAATGTAGCCATCATAGATCCTAACAACCCTAGCACTTTTTATGTAGGAGCACCGGGAGGAGGAATCTGGAAATCTACAGACAGAGGAGCTAACTGGACGCCACTATCCGACAAACTCCCTCAAATAGGAGTTTCTGGAATTGCTATTGACCCGAATAACTCTAAAGTTATTTATATCTCTACAGGAGATGATGATACCAATGATAATTACAGTATTGGGGTATTAAAATCTACTGACGGAGGTGCTAGCTGGAACAAAACCGGACTGACCTTCACCAGTAGCAGAGCATCCAGTAATGATATCTACATTGATCCGAATAACTCCAATACCTTATGGGTAGCCACCGATACGGGAGTTTATAAAACTACCAATGCAGGAACAAATTGGACAAAAACACTGAATGGTAACATCAAAGACATCAAACTAAAACCTGGAAATTCTAAGGTGATTTATGCTGTTACCAGTTCTAATTTTTACAAATCTACTGATGGAGGAAATACATTTAGTCAAAAACAGAGTGGCCTTCCTTCCCGATCAGGACGATTAGTGATTGATATTACTCCAGCTAACCCTGAGTATGTATATGTATTAAGTGCCAACACTAGAAATTCTTTTCAAGGTCTATACAAATCGACAAACAGCGGAGAAAGCTTCACTAAAACACAAGAAACTCAAAATATTTTTGAGAGTACTCAAGCTTGGTATGATTTAGCTCTTGGAGTATCTGACAAAAACCCTGACATTGTTTTTGTAGGATGTCTTAATGTGTGGAAGTCAACTAATGGAGGAAACAGATTTACCAAAATCAACAATTGGAGTTCCCCCAGACAAGCAACTTATACACATGCTGATATCCACTTTTTGAGATATTATAACGGAAAACTATTTTGTGGTAGTGATGGAGGAGTATACCTTTCTGAAAACGACGGAAGTAGCTTTAATGATTTAACCAAAGGATTACAGATCGGACAGTTCTATAGAATATCTGTAGCTCAAAACAGTAGTGCTAATCGATTAGTTGGTGGCCTACAGGACAATGGAGGATATGCCCTCAACGGAACAGAATGGAATAACTATTACGGAGCCGATGGAATGGATTGTGCTGTAAGTGGTAATAATTCTAATACATATTATGGCTTTATACAAAATGGGCAACAACTATATGTTACAACCAACAGAGGAGTTACGCAGCGTCAAGTAGCAAGAGGGCCAGAAACAGGAAATTGGATTACTCCACTTGTCTCAGATAAAAATGGGGTATTATATGCTGGATATAGCAAGTTCTACAAAGTGAGTAACAATTCCTTCCAAAAAGTGTCTAATTTTAACTTTGGCGGAAAAATAGACCATATAGAATTAGATCCTAACAATGCCAATAATATGTATGTGGCAAGAGATAGAAATTTATATAAAAGTACGGACAAAGGAGTTAATTGGAGTTCTATCCATACTTTCCAAACAAATATCTCTTCTGTAGAAGTTCACAATGACAATTCTAACATTATCTATGTAACCACCAGTGGTTCTGGTAACGGAGGAGTTTTTAAGTCTACTAATCAGGGAACCAATTTTAGCAATATTGCAGGAGGTCTTCCTGGAGAAGCAAAAATTGTTGTTCGTCACCAAAAAGGAACAGAAAATATCTATCTGGGAACTTACCTGGGGGTATATTACAAAAGTGGTAATAACAATTGGGTAAACTATTCTTCGAATCTGCCAACTATTTCTGTAAGAGACCTGGAGGTTAATTTAAAAGATCAGGTACTGATAGCCGCTACTTACGGTCGTGGTGTATGGAAAGTTCCTCTTGCCGGAGCATCCGGAGGAGATACACAAGCTCCAACTACTCCGACGGCTTTAGTCGCTTCTAATATCAGCAGCACTTCTCTTACATTATCATGGAATGCCGCTACAGACAATGTAGGAGTAACAGGGTACGATGTTTATCAGGGAAGTACTATTGTTACGTCTGTATCAGGAAATTCTGCTACTATTACAGGGTTAACTCCGAATACCAGTTATCAATTCAGAGTTAGAGCTAAAGATGCAGCAGGAAATCAATCCGCTCTGAGTGATGCGGTATCTGCTACAACAAGTGGTACCGGTGGAGACCAATGTACTGCAGCAGTACAGACATTCCCTTATAACCAGGGATTCGAAAACTCCTTTGGTTCATGGAAGCAAAGCAATAATGACAATATTGACTGGTCAACAAGAACCGGACAAACACCATCAAATGGAACTGGTCCTTCCAGTGCACATCAGGGAAGTTATTACATCTATGTAGAAGCATCTGTAACCGGTACTGGTCATCCTAACAAAAGAGCTATTCTTACTTCTCCTTGTTTCGACCTGACAAATTTGACTCAGGCAACTGTAAGCTTCAACTACCATATGTATGGAGATAATGACATGGGAAGCATCGCTCTGGAAGCAAGTAAAGATAACGGTGCAAACTGGGTAAGCCTATGGAGCCAAACTGGTAACAAAGGAAACAATTGGCTATCTGCCAGTATTGATCTGTCTGCATACTCAGGAGGAACGGTACAACTTCGTTTTAACAGACTAACAGGAGCTACCTGGAAAGCAGATATTGCTATTGATAATTTTGCTTTAAAAAGCGCAGGAACAACTGGAGATATCTGTGATGGTATTGAAGAGTGGAGATCTGGTCAAACATATCAGGTAGGTGATAAGGTTACTTACCGTGGTTATCTGTTTGAAAGAATTGCTACAGGAAGTGGTTGGAAAAGATTAGGTGCTTGTGGCACAACTTTTACGAGAGACCAAAAGACAGCTTCTCTAAATGTAGAATATCCTCCGGTAATCAACAAATTGGTCATAGAACCTAATCCGATAAAAGGAAATATTTTACACACTCTATTTATTCCTTCTAAGGATGCCACATACTCTATCATTGATATTCAAGGAAAAATTATTAGAGAAGGAGACTTCTCTACTGATATCAATGTTACAGGAATTCCAAAAGGAGTCTATATTCTTAAAGTCCTTTCAGATAAAAAAGAACATACACAACGCTTTATTAAATAA